The following are encoded together in the Planococcus antarcticus DSM 14505 genome:
- a CDS encoding ABC-F family ATP-binding cassette domain-containing protein, which translates to MIAVNDVSLRFGDRKLFEDVNIQFNPGNCYGLIGANGAGKSTFIKILSGELEAQSGNVYMGSGERLAVLKQNHFEYEDHAVLETVIMGHKKLYEVMSDKNAIYMKEDFSDEDGMRAAELEGEFAELNGWEAESEAAILLQGLGISEGLHDKKMAELSGSDKVKVLLAQALFGKPDVLLLDEPTNHLDLKAIQWLEEFLINFTNTVIVVSHDRHFLNKVCTNIADLDFGKIQLYVGNYDFWYESSQLATRLASDQNSKKEEKIKELQAFIARFSANASKSKQATSRKKMLDKIELDDIRPSSRKYPFVNFTIGREIGNDVLTVKDLNQTVDDKKLLNNVGFNLSKDDKIVLIGDPLAKSALLRILAEEDQPETGYSRWGVTTSRAYLPIDNTIHFEGSELSLVDWLRQYSPEDESETFLRGFLGRMLFSGEEVKKKPSVLSGGEKVRCMLSKMMLSHANVLLLDEPTNHLDLESIQALNNGMIAFKGAMVFTSHDHQFIQTVANRVIEILEDGSILDKQLGYDEFLEWKETQGITN; encoded by the coding sequence ATGATAGCTGTAAATGACGTAAGTCTTCGCTTCGGTGACCGCAAACTCTTCGAAGATGTAAATATTCAATTCAACCCTGGCAATTGCTACGGATTGATTGGTGCCAATGGTGCAGGGAAATCAACGTTCATTAAAATCCTTTCTGGTGAACTTGAAGCGCAATCTGGAAATGTCTATATGGGATCAGGCGAACGCCTGGCTGTATTAAAGCAAAATCACTTTGAATACGAGGATCACGCAGTTCTCGAAACTGTTATTATGGGACACAAGAAATTATATGAAGTGATGTCTGACAAAAATGCCATCTACATGAAAGAAGATTTCTCTGATGAAGACGGTATGCGTGCGGCTGAGCTTGAAGGCGAATTCGCAGAATTAAATGGATGGGAAGCTGAATCTGAAGCGGCTATCTTGCTTCAAGGCCTTGGCATTTCAGAAGGCCTTCACGACAAGAAGATGGCTGAACTATCAGGGTCTGATAAAGTAAAAGTGCTTTTGGCACAGGCTTTGTTTGGCAAACCCGATGTTCTATTGCTTGATGAGCCTACCAACCACTTGGACTTGAAAGCCATCCAGTGGCTGGAAGAATTCCTGATCAACTTCACCAATACCGTCATCGTCGTATCACATGACCGCCACTTTTTAAACAAAGTATGTACGAATATCGCTGACCTTGACTTTGGTAAAATTCAGCTTTATGTCGGTAACTACGACTTCTGGTACGAATCAAGCCAATTGGCAACACGGTTGGCATCTGACCAAAACTCAAAAAAAGAAGAAAAGATTAAAGAACTTCAAGCCTTTATCGCCCGATTCTCCGCCAACGCTTCTAAATCAAAACAAGCGACATCGCGGAAGAAAATGCTCGATAAAATTGAGCTGGATGATATCCGACCTTCTTCCCGTAAATATCCATTCGTCAACTTTACCATTGGCCGTGAAATCGGCAACGACGTACTGACAGTTAAAGATCTTAACCAGACAGTGGACGACAAGAAATTATTGAATAATGTTGGCTTTAACTTAAGTAAAGACGACAAAATCGTCTTAATCGGTGATCCACTTGCAAAATCGGCGCTTCTTCGCATCTTGGCTGAAGAAGACCAACCAGAAACTGGATATAGCCGGTGGGGTGTTACAACTTCACGTGCTTATCTGCCGATTGACAACACCATTCACTTTGAAGGCAGCGAATTGTCATTAGTAGATTGGCTTCGCCAGTACTCGCCAGAAGATGAAAGTGAAACATTCCTTCGCGGCTTCCTCGGCAGAATGTTGTTCTCCGGAGAAGAAGTGAAAAAGAAACCTTCTGTTTTATCCGGTGGCGAAAAAGTACGCTGTATGCTATCGAAAATGATGCTGTCACATGCCAATGTTCTTCTGTTGGATGAGCCGACCAACCACTTGGATCTTGAATCGATTCAGGCTTTGAACAATGGCATGATCGCATTTAAAGGCGCCATGGTCTTTACTTCCCATGACCATCAGTTTATCCAGACAGTTGCCAACCGCGTGATTGAAATCCTTGAAGACGGTTCAATCCTCGACAAGCAATTAGGCTATGATGAATTTCTGGAATGGAAAGAAACACAAGGTATCACAAACTAA
- a CDS encoding cold-shock protein, whose protein sequence is MQGKVKSFDEIKGIGKIMGDDGEEFFFEEISINVEGFRKLVSGQPVKFTVYEGVADKERVATNVTLVF, encoded by the coding sequence ATGCAAGGTAAAGTGAAATCATTTGATGAAATTAAGGGGATAGGTAAAATCATGGGCGACGATGGAGAAGAATTCTTTTTCGAGGAAATTAGTATCAATGTCGAAGGCTTTCGAAAGCTCGTTTCTGGCCAACCGGTGAAATTTACTGTCTATGAAGGCGTAGCCGATAAAGAGCGTGTGGCAACAAATGTGACATTGGTATTTTAA
- a CDS encoding YkvA family protein — MTNEHLKKPMPSVEKQADFYQKLRSKVQNWVDGKPGVVGTVSGYVLFAPDLFHLLTKMMLDSRIDSKSKAAVGAGILYFIAPIDFLPEILVGPGGFLDDVVVAVFIINTMLNKFPTEVITENWAGDEDLLALVKKVSNSGNKYVSKLPAGRLVKRFTK; from the coding sequence ATGACTAATGAGCATTTAAAAAAGCCGATGCCAAGCGTTGAAAAGCAAGCAGACTTCTACCAGAAGCTCCGCTCGAAAGTGCAGAATTGGGTGGATGGAAAACCAGGAGTGGTTGGAACGGTCAGTGGTTATGTCTTGTTCGCACCCGATTTGTTCCATTTACTGACAAAGATGATGCTGGATAGCCGGATCGATTCGAAAAGTAAGGCTGCAGTTGGTGCTGGTATCTTGTATTTCATCGCACCTATTGATTTTCTGCCAGAAATTTTGGTGGGACCTGGTGGATTCTTAGATGATGTTGTCGTTGCGGTGTTTATCATCAACACCATGCTGAACAAATTCCCGACTGAAGTCATTACAGAAAATTGGGCAGGCGACGAAGACTTATTGGCGCTTGTTAAGAAAGTATCCAATTCAGGGAACAAATACGTTTCCAAATTGCCTGCAGGCCGATTAGTAAAACGTTTTACAAAATAA
- a CDS encoding cold-shock protein, translating into MQEGTVKWFNSEKGFGFIEVEGGDDVFVHFSAIQGDGFKTLDEGQRVEFQVEEGNRGPQATNVTKA; encoded by the coding sequence ATGCAAGAAGGAACAGTGAAATGGTTTAACTCAGAAAAAGGCTTTGGTTTTATCGAAGTCGAAGGTGGAGACGATGTATTCGTACATTTCTCAGCAATCCAAGGTGACGGCTTTAAAACGCTTGACGAAGGACAACGTGTTGAATTTCAAGTAGAAGAAGGCAACCGCGGACCACAAGCTACTAATGTAACTAAAGCCTAA